The following are encoded in a window of Candidatus Anoxymicrobium japonicum genomic DNA:
- the lon gene encoding endopeptidase La: protein MDEPAPAQDEKGEAPVDKIEIAEELPILPLKDIVIYPHIVAPLLVTEEPLIKLIDDALAGDRIAAIFAAREDIEDEVPGKDDLCDVGSAVAVARMFKLPDGNMQLLVQGIARIRAIEYTQEQPYLKAKVERLRDVLEDTVEVEALARNALNLFRQIVNLAPYLPEEIYIAAMNVDEPNDLADFLSANINLNTMQKQEILEELNVKERLRKLTVFLNHEVEVLEVGSKIQNQVQSELSKGQREFFLREQLKAIQNELGELDEKTTEINKIREAIEESGMSSEARKEAERELDRLANMPAAAAEYTVARTYLDWMVNLPWNKSTEDLLDIQRAARILDEDHFDLEKVKERIVEYLAVRTIKKDTKGSILCFVGPPGVGKTSLGHSIARALGRNFHRVSLGGVRDEAEIRGHRRTYVGALPGRVIQGMRKADTNNPVFMLDEVDKLGMDFRGDPSAALLEVLDPEQNHSFSDHYLDVAFDLSHVMFITTANVLFTIPPALLDRMEVLELPGYTEPEKASIARQFLIGRQLAEHGLEEMKVTIEDKALHSIIRNYTREAGVRNLEREIASVLRKLARRVAEGEKGPFEVTAGDLHDMIGPIRFRQEVLEERDEVGVATGLAWTEVGGDVLFIEAESYPGAGGLILTGKLGEVMQESAKAAVTYARANAKTLGIAGEFFDRRDIHIHVPAGAIPKDGPSAGVTMAVALVSEATGKPVRKEVAMTGEITLRGKVLPVGGVKEKVLAAHRAGVKEVMLPEDNEKDLEEVPDFVKQEMLFLFVKSIDEILAHALKQSAGRK from the coding sequence CTGGACGAGCCGGCGCCCGCGCAGGACGAGAAAGGCGAAGCCCCGGTCGACAAGATAGAGATTGCCGAGGAGCTTCCGATCCTGCCGCTCAAGGACATAGTGATCTATCCACACATCGTGGCGCCGCTCCTGGTCACCGAAGAGCCACTGATCAAACTCATAGACGATGCGCTGGCAGGCGACCGTATCGCCGCGATCTTTGCCGCCAGGGAAGACATAGAAGACGAGGTTCCCGGCAAGGACGACCTCTGCGACGTGGGTTCCGCGGTAGCGGTAGCCCGCATGTTCAAGTTGCCGGACGGAAACATGCAGTTGCTGGTTCAAGGCATCGCGCGTATCAGGGCGATCGAATACACGCAGGAGCAGCCGTATCTCAAGGCAAAGGTCGAGCGCCTCAGGGATGTCCTCGAGGACACCGTCGAGGTCGAGGCGCTGGCCCGCAACGCGCTCAACCTCTTCAGACAGATTGTCAACCTGGCGCCGTACCTTCCCGAGGAGATATACATCGCGGCTATGAACGTGGACGAGCCGAACGATCTCGCGGATTTCCTGTCGGCGAATATCAACTTGAACACCATGCAGAAGCAGGAGATCCTCGAAGAACTCAATGTCAAGGAGCGCCTGCGCAAGTTGACAGTGTTTCTCAATCACGAGGTCGAGGTTCTGGAGGTGGGCTCAAAGATCCAGAATCAGGTGCAGTCCGAGCTTTCCAAGGGGCAGAGAGAGTTTTTCCTGCGCGAGCAACTCAAAGCGATTCAGAACGAGCTTGGCGAGCTCGACGAGAAGACGACGGAAATAAACAAAATTCGTGAAGCCATCGAGGAATCCGGCATGTCCTCAGAGGCGCGCAAGGAGGCGGAACGCGAGCTCGACAGACTCGCGAACATGCCGGCCGCCGCCGCGGAGTACACGGTCGCGCGCACCTACCTCGACTGGATGGTAAACCTGCCATGGAACAAGAGCACTGAAGACCTCCTGGATATTCAGCGCGCCGCGCGTATTCTCGACGAGGATCATTTCGATCTCGAGAAAGTGAAGGAAAGGATCGTCGAGTATCTGGCCGTGCGCACTATAAAGAAAGACACAAAAGGCTCGATCCTGTGTTTCGTCGGCCCGCCCGGCGTTGGCAAGACGTCGCTGGGGCACTCGATCGCGCGGGCGCTGGGGCGCAACTTCCACCGCGTCTCGCTGGGCGGCGTGCGCGACGAGGCGGAAATACGCGGCCACAGGCGGACTTACGTCGGCGCATTGCCCGGGCGCGTAATCCAGGGCATGCGCAAAGCCGACACAAATAATCCGGTATTCATGCTGGACGAAGTGGATAAGCTCGGCATGGACTTCCGCGGCGACCCGTCGGCGGCCCTGCTCGAGGTGCTGGATCCGGAGCAGAATCACTCGTTCAGCGACCATTACCTGGATGTCGCTTTCGATCTCTCTCATGTCATGTTCATCACTACCGCCAACGTGCTGTTCACGATACCGCCAGCGCTTCTCGACCGGATGGAGGTGCTGGAGTTGCCCGGCTATACCGAGCCGGAAAAGGCCAGTATTGCCCGGCAGTTTTTGATTGGACGCCAGCTCGCGGAGCACGGACTCGAGGAAATGAAAGTGACTATCGAGGACAAAGCGCTTCACAGCATCATCCGCAATTATACGCGCGAAGCGGGAGTGCGAAACCTCGAGCGCGAGATAGCGAGCGTGCTCCGAAAACTCGCGCGGCGAGTGGCAGAAGGCGAGAAAGGGCCGTTCGAGGTAACCGCCGGAGACCTTCATGACATGATCGGGCCGATAAGATTCCGGCAGGAGGTTCTCGAGGAGCGCGACGAGGTGGGAGTCGCGACCGGTCTCGCATGGACAGAGGTCGGAGGCGACGTGCTGTTCATCGAAGCGGAATCCTACCCCGGTGCCGGGGGTCTCATCCTGACCGGAAAGCTCGGCGAGGTCATGCAGGAGTCGGCGAAGGCCGCGGTCACTTACGCGCGCGCCAACGCGAAAACACTCGGCATCGCCGGGGAGTTTTTCGACAGGCGCGATATCCATATTCACGTGCCAGCGGGGGCTATCCCAAAAGACGGCCCGTCCGCGGGTGTAACGATGGCGGTCGCGCTTGTGTCGGAGGCCACCGGGAAGCCGGTCAGGAAAGAAGTCGCTATGACCGGTGAGATAACGTTGCGCGGCAAGGTGCTGCCGGTAGGCGGCGTCAAGGAGAAAGTGCTCGCGGCGCACCGCGCGGGCGTAAAGGAAGTCATGCTTCCCGAGGATAACGAAAAAGACCTGGAGGAAGTGCCCGATTTCGTGAAGCAGGAGATGCTGTTCTTGTTTGTCAAGAGCATTGATGAGATTCTGGCCCACGCGCTAAAACAGAGCGCGGGAAGGAAGTAA